A segment of the Cricetulus griseus strain 17A/GY chromosome 6, alternate assembly CriGri-PICRH-1.0, whole genome shotgun sequence genome:
CCAGGCGCTCAGGCTTCACATGGATCCAGCGTTTGTGAGCCATTATGCTGGGCTTGCTGTACAGAGGCCGGGTGTAGTGGAACTCCGCGCTGTCACTGgccccctcctccccatcctggCTCGCCATCTCAGTGCTCAGCCGGTCATGCTCTGTGGATGAGTTACTGGGCAAGTACTCATGCTCAGTGAGCTGAGATGACAGCTCATCTTTGGTGCTCTCCTCTTCATTCTCACCATCCCTCAGCTCCTGTGCCTTGGGGAAATCAGTGTGCCCCCCGGAACCCAGCTCAAAGCTCTCTACCAGGCCATTATAGTTACTGCTACTGGGAGACTGGTGGTCATTGCCATGATTTAGCTTCTGGCAAAGAACTGTGGGGTTTCCCTCTAGAACCTCAGTGCATTTGTCCACCACATGCCACATCTGGAGGAAGCTGGCTGCTGTTAAGTAACTAACAATTTCTGGAGCAGGCATCACAAGGCGTCCTGTGTAGCTAGATAGGAGAATGTTCTCAAATACTCTTGGGTTCATCACATCAGGCAACACAATTCTCCTACTGTTTTTCAGGAGTACTTGGTCACAAAAGTAGGGTGAACTGGCAGCAAGAACAGCTTTGTGTGCCCGGAAAATGTGGCCTTGGACAACAATGGAGACGTCACATAACTGTCCTTGTTGGCGCTGCTGGTTTAGTTTCTGCAGAATGGTGCTGGAAAAATCTGGAAACTCTACTCGAAAAGAGTTCGTTCCAGGCTCCATTTCATCACCAATCTTGTTTAGTgctgcaagagaaagaaaagttagTGCTAACTCCATCCTCAAAGCAGCCCAGCATACCAAGACAAGTCCCAAGTTCCATCaagtcctctggcctctgggcactCATCCACCAGTCCCCTGAGATAGGCTGAATACTTTGATTCTTCCAGCATATAAATCCCCTAAGCAAAACAAAGTAACTATttctaacaaaaacaaacatgattcTTATCAAAATaacagaggggaggggggaacaaCAGGAACATGGGAAGGACCAGGGGAGAAACAAAAAGATTACGGGTGGGGGTTGGATTatggctggggggtggggaagatAGCATGTTGGCTTAGCATGTCTCTGTGTTCCATCTCCATGCACActccaaaaggaaaggaaaaaggaacgAAGAACTGAATTGTAGGAAGACGGAAATGCCTGAGAGACAGAAATGACTGGGCACAGCCCCATAAGCTTAAGGACAAGTGTCTGGTTCCCTTGGACCCAAGTGAAGAGATGGGTATGGCAGCTGATGGTTGTAACCCTAATACTGCAGGGTGTAGACCACAAGATGACCCCAACCCAGCTCTTGGGCCAGTCAATTTAGTCAATCAGTTggtcccaggttcagtgagaccctgcttcaagaAATAAGGCAGAGGACAAAAGGATGACCTGAGGCTTCCACAatcacacacacgtgcacatatgcatacacacatgtacacacacgtacacacacacacacacacacacacacacacacacacgtacaactggcctcaaacccagggAAGAACTGAGGGAAATGCCTCTGGAGATAGAATCAGGGAAATTATACAATTGGTCTTTTAGCACTAGGAAACACTACTGGATGACTGCTACAGATCACTCTTGAGGTCATGAAGAGTTGCTCCTTCAGGACTTCTGACATTTTGAGCAGAGCAAGGTTTGCTATCTGGTTGTCTCTACATTGCGGGCTAACAGACTTATAGACCCACTAGGTGATAGCTACTGTCCCTGCTAATAAGACTTAGAAAATAGTAAGAATGGCCTATGCTGCTGCTGGAAACATCCTGGACACTGCCTGAGACAGTGGTCCATTAGAAGTCCTGCAGGCTCCTTGTTTCTGCACTATATCCAAGTACACAGGAACACCCAGAGCAGGGGCTGGGAGAATGGCTCAAGTGTTGCACCCATGTAAATGCttagcctgtaatcctagtggagatggatccctggagcaagctggctggATTGGCCTAACTAGTGAGCTCTGGGCTAAGTGACAGAATGTGGCTCAATACACAGGTGAGAGTGCCCAAAGAAGACAGTCAACATGAGTTGCTAGTTTCCACCATGTGcacaatacacacaaaagaacaaacatgtatatacatatgcatacactcccccatagacacacagaaaacacaccCAGCATTTTTCTTTGCCCTGTGTTTCTTTGCTTTAATACTATAAACCAATCATCAATAAATACCAAAAGAGCTGGTTAGACCAAACAAAGATCAAGTAACTCTTCTTTGTTAGAATTTGTGTGTGGGGAGGAGTCTTATGTGTAAGTGTACATGAAGACCACAGGTCAACATTGGCCTATTTCTTCGGGGACTCTATTTTGTGATTTTAGGACAAACTCAGGCTGGCCGGCCACCCCAGCTCCAAAGATTACAAACAAATACCACCAATCCCTGCTTTTTATTTAGGTGCTGGGGTTGAACACGGGCCCTCATGTTTGCTGGGCAGtttaccagttgagccatctATTACAGTAGTTCTTAAAAATCTTCCTTATAACCTTGCATCATCCTTCGATCCCTCAGAAATCATTCTTGAGTGACAGGAGAGATGAcaagtgaagaaactgaggtgtTCTTACTCTGTGTAgatgggtggtagtggtgcatgtctttaatcccagcacttgagaggcacaagcagatggatttctgtgagttcaaagccagcctggtctacagtcagggctgttacacaaagaaaccctgtctcaaaaacaaacaaaaaaataattactcTGTGTCAAATGTGGTATACCATGtagtttttgctttattattttgagacaaggtggcctggaactcacagagatcagcctgcctctgcctctcaagtgctggaattaaacgcTTCTGCTACCATTGTCtggctcctgcctctacctcttaagtgctggtaataaaggtgtacaccaccacacctggctcttcctttcttccttagctGGCTTTGTGCTAGATGAATGGGCTGTCACTAAGCTCCAGGTCAGTCCCCCACTCATAAGTATCCGGCAAATGCAGGGCTCAATGTTCTTAAGTTCAGTTATTTTAAGCGACTTTCTAAAAGTTAAAAGCTTGTTCTAACTAAGTAGAGAGCCGAATTGAGGTCAGAGTTAACTCCAAACCTATGGGGTTTTTCCCATAGGTTTTTCATGGCACCCTGACTCCTCCAAAGAGACCAGAATGCTGGACCAATCATTAATAATCTTTAGATAAGATGATGTTTTTTGAACAAGGCATTAATTTATGGTTTTATACAtcctaaaacattttataatagcATAAAATGAAACTAGAGCATAAAATAAACTGTTTAGGTATGATAttctaaggttttgttttgtttttttccttttcaagacagggtttctctgtgtaaccctaacTATTCTAGAGCTAGCTCTGTAAATCAGGCCAGcctctgccaccactgcccagcaggtgTTCTAGTATGTAAAGGAAATGCAGACCTTGCATTTGCATGACCGAGGACGGGTGTCTATGTAAATTCTGAGCTGGAGTGTGGGATGAGGGCATCTGAGTGGAGAGCTTCTAGGTATTTCTCCCCAAAGTAGAATTTTGGTTTGAAAAGGGGGACAAAAGTGCTAGACTAGAAATCAAGAGTGGAATGATACAATTGCTGTGTTGTGAATGGGGAATTGCTGCTTGAGGATAGACTCCCCTCAAGATCAGCTCTGGACTCCTAGCCTCCCACCTTCCATTTCCCTGACAACACCGGGGAAGGGGGAAGAGGCTTTTCGAGGAAGGACAGTCACAACTGCCCTCTTAAGGATTAAAATGCcacaggaaagggaggaaggcagagatacCAGGGTTTAgcgcacccccacacacacagggtttctttctctgtagctttggaacctgtcctagaactggctctgaagactaggctggccttgaactcagagatcagtttgcctctgccccccaccccccaccccgcaaCATTACCATTCTTACACAGGTTTTATAATCTGTCAGAGAGAACAAACATGTCCTGGCCACCAGTGGAGACAAGACATTCTAAACATTACATACTACTGTCCACTCCTTTAACAGTTAATACAACTGGGATTGTCAGATCACCCCTCAGGAAAGCTGATACACTTTGAGACAGGGAGGAGTAATTATCTCCATATTGAGATAATATAAAGGCCAGAAGCTCCTCTCAATGCAGCCACAGCTTGCAGAATTTCAAACACTACCTACTCTCTACCTTCCTATCTCTTACCACCACTGGCCCTGATCCTGAGCTTTCTTACCTTCCCTTTGACGATACCTCATTTCACACAAGCCCTTGCTATCTCCACTGCAAAGCCTGTCTGCCATCTTCACCTCTTTCTCTTATTCACCAGCTTCCTCCCAGTAGGCTCCAAGACCCAGTCTGCCTGTCCTGTTCTTCCTCTCTAATGAAATGTTCCTCAAGCTTCCTGGATTGTCTTAGAATCTACAAAAGGGAACTGGGACTCCTGGCAAATGGCAGCAGTGTTGGTTGCATAACTCTGCCTGTAATCATGCCTCTGAACTCATAGTCAATTAAAAGTTGGGCACAGAGGATTCACCTATAAACTCAGCATGAAAACCTAGGTAGGACGACTGTCTTTCaccccctgtcacctggcagaatgtattcaggcagtaccctggccagcccaggaTCCTATGTCACTGCagtctgcaagcaggtgcaaaGGTTTCTTTAAGAGGCAAACTCTGCCCACCTTCCCTTgctggaggcagacagatctgtcctgtctccaccacatttctctctctttcttctctcctccttacCCCACTCCtttcccaataaaacttcctttcCATGTAAGTTCTGCCTGATGGTATGTTTGTCCCCCACCATGGGATCCACCAAGGTCCCACCCTGGCTTGGTATTATAACACAAAGGCaggaagttctctgtgagttcatggccagcctaggttatacagtgagttccaggacagccagagctgttacacagaaaaacccagtttcaaaaaacCTATAAAAAAATAACTCCAAGATTACTAAAAGCCCATAAAGGACCTTGCATGCAAAGTATAGGGGACACCAAAGACCATCAAGAAACATTAccgttctgtttttgttttctgagacaagagtttctctgtgtagccctggctgtcctcaaactcacagagatgtgcctgcttTAAAGGTGTGCACGACCATCACCACCACGGCctcaagagacagggtttctctgtagcttttggagcttgtcctggcactctataaaccaggctggcctcaaactcacagagatcctcttgtctctgcctcctgagtgctgggattaaaggcatgagctatcaCCAACATTCTTATAGTCTGTCAGAGGGAACAAACATGTTCAGCATGTCATTCAAGCAAAGACTGAAAACACCATAAGAAGAACCCAGGGTGGGGTAGCATATGGTCACAAGGTCCTATCACTTTTTAATTTGGAGTCACCAGACATGGAGACAGATTCTCATTCTTCTTATATATCATGTTTTTATGGAAATAGTACAAGTGATACCAAAAATGTCCAAATTCCAAGATCCTAGAGAATGGTGTGGGCTGTGAGCCACAGGCTTTAAAATCTGAGCTAAACCGGAcatgatggcacacgcctttaatcacagtacttgggaggcaaaggcaggaagatctctgttagtttgaggccagcctggtctacagagtgccaggaaaggcttcaaaagctacagagaaaccttgtcttgaaaaatcagagagaaagagagacagacagacagagacagcctTGGCAGTAGCACCGGTCTCTAAAAAATGCCTCATCCTCATGGCAAAGCTGGGTGTCCGAGTCAGTCGTAACTGTctacacaacctagagtcatctgagaagaaagcCTTGACAGGAAATACCTGAAATCAGGTTGGCCTATGGCCATTTGTGTATCGAAGTGCCTTGATTATTAATAGGCCCAGCCTATTTtaggtggcaccatccctaggcaggaaGTCTTGGGCTGTATAAGCAACTAGCAGAGCATAAGTCTGACTGACCCAGAGTGAACCAGTAAGCAGTtttccatggttcctgccttaagttcctgccctaATTTCCCTTCCTGGCTAGAGTGTGACCTAgtagtgtaagctgaataaacccctTCTTCAAGTTGCATttagacagtgttttatttatcacagcaacagaatgaaaccaCAACACTGGGTTTCAGCATTAAACATGAGGACTGAGTGTCCAAAGTAAGGCATTCATGTGTCCACAGACTAATGCAGGAGGAAGTCTAAAGTTGGAAGACTTTACAGATCAGTGGGCAGGAAGCTACAATACTGTGAGCCTTAAGTGGTACCATCAAGAAAATAGAGACTGCACACATAATAGGAGACTGCAACACTATGTGGGGTGAGATGCAGCTCAGGCAGGAATGCCTGTCTGCCATGTGCAAGATACCTGGTTTCATGCCCAGCACCCCATTTTCCCCATCCCCTAAAACAACCAAAACTAGAAACCCCTTTCTCATACACTAAGATGGCAtgaaaaataagacatttaaaacTGTCAGTATGTTTCATGGAGACTAGAACACACTTGCTAGTAGGCATGGAAATGGTTTAAAAGctgcagaaagggggtggggaggacctCAAACAGTTCTACTTTTGAGCATAAGCTCAATAGATAGAACACATGATGTCCATATCAAAGCTCATGCATGACTATCTACAGCAGCATTATTAAATAGTAAAAGTGTGTATCAAGCAATGACTACTTAAAACACAGCACATCCATCTCAAAGATATCTGGCAGTGAGAAAGAACAATGTGTCAACATGGGAGGGCCCAGAGACAAGATGACAGAAAGAAGCCAGGAATAGGAAGTGGCTGGTCCAGTAGGCCAGAAAGCACTGGGGTTTATACTCAGCATCATAAAGAactagagaaaggaggaggaagggactggggaggcaggatatgcaaagagaaaggaaggagaggcaggaggagagtgagaatttaggagggagggaagagctAGACACAAAGGGacatattttcatcatttcattataaaaagacacattcaaaacaaatttataaagtggattagtgagaaaaaaaaaaaacaaaaacaagaaaaagtggaTTGGTGACTGTCAGAAGCTAGAGACAGAAAGGCCAAGCTGGACTTTGTTCTGTCCTTGGTGACCTATCTGGGATGAATAAACATTTGTTTGCATCTCCCTAGGAAAAGTTAATGCAACACTAGGAAAATTAATAGAACAGCAGCTCTTTATTAATGTACACACAAGTACATGTATAAAGATGTACACAAACAATTGTCTCACAGTATCTGTGGGGGTTGGTTCTAGGACTACCCCTCAAACATGAAAAGTCTGTGGATGCACAAGTCATCTGAAGAAATTGGCTGAATATTTACAATGCCACCTACTCATGTCTTCAAGAATATTTTAAGACCTTAAGATCACTCATATGAGTagcagtggtggtggcgcacacctttaattccagaactcaggaggcagaggcagaggcagaggcaggtggatctctggtctacagagtgagttccaggacagttagggttgttataaagagaaaccctgtgtcgggaaaacaaaaataaaacaaacaaaaaagatcacCCATAATCCAGGACATGCCATGTGAATAGTGTCAGACTACACCGCTTAGGGGAGGGCAAGAATATCTACACACAAGCAATACAGttgccccccatttcggcagccacaACAGCCGAACAcctgcttgtctgaccttgccctagtcactaggaggtcagatgtctgcctcgtgacaaggaaccaatcagctggtggtgctatgctttataaccctgggtgtactttactgacaagcgcacagcaatgacgcagagcatagcaaccaccctgggagggcctacggGCCATAACAACTGATCgacacagggaaagccctccaagcctggaggcacaccaatcgtgagcctgtacgtacccctagacactcccctaacattgccctacaagatctctctctgcagccggttcgagctgtcttttgtagccaaccgccatggtgggtgggtgaaagacccgagctaacatggggttagctcgttaaattacaataaagcctcatgcagtttgcagcaagctctcgaatctgcctggtgattggggtgacctcggtcgtggcctgggaccccggatacctgagttttccggggggtctaacacaATCTTTaaatatctatctgtctgtctgtctgtctgtctgtctatctatctatctatctatctatctatctatctatctatctttcttttagttttttgagacagggtttctctgtgtatccctggccatcctggaactccctctgtagaccaggatggcctgaactcaagagatctacctgcctctggggTATTGgttttaaaggtatgtgccactactgcttGCCTGTTTAATggctttttaaagcaaaagacaAGGGCTGGTGATAGGGCGCAGTGGGTAATAGGGCCAGCTGCCAAGCCTAAggcctaagttcaatccccaggaccctcatggtggaaggagggtcagaggttatcctctgacctccacatgttgaAGGCATAGgcctacacacatacaaagtaaataaaaaagtaataaatattaaaaataaaaccaaaataaagcagAAGGTAAAGGGCCTTCTATTGAAGACTCCCTGAAATAGACTGCTTCTATCATGCCTCCCATGCTGATGAGCTGAGCAGTAGCCACTATTTATTCTTCAGCTGAGAAAATTGTATATCAAATCCTAAACACCATTTTAACAGGGATTAAACACCCTGAAAGCACAGAGACAGCGACAAAACAGGGAGGCAGACCTACCAGCGCCTGTACTGAAGCCCTCCAAGGATGTCTTTAATCAGAGCATATGGTAATTTGCATGCTCACTGTAGAAGCACAGTAAATGTTGCTTTAGGAAACTTAACGTCTGGCACAAATGTAGAAAATACCAACACCCCATGCCTACCCAAATTCTTGTTAGTCAGATGCTTTGCATCTACAAAACGCAGCCTGTAAACCTGGGCCCTGCAGAGAACCCTTCATAGCCTACTCTGCTCAAGGAGTAAAGGAAAGCTCATAAGCTCACATGACAAGACTTCTTCAGGCCACGCTGCTGCAGGTGGCAGGCCTCAGAAGTTTTTCTAAGTAAAAAATGATCATCTGGCAGAAATTTCTCTTGAAATTAAGGACCTTATTAATGGGAAGTACTCCAGTGACTAGCCTTAAAATGTGCAGTGTTTCCTTCTTCAAAGAAACCATCTGACAAGGAGTTAAAAGAGTACTGGCTACTTTTCAAAGggctcaggtttgattcccagcacctacctacATGACAGCTCTTAAGCATCTCCAGTCCAAgcggatctgatgccctcttctggcctctgtgagcaccagacacacatgaaggcaaaaatccacacatatataaataactaaaattttaaacaaaacttgACAAACTACATTGTTTTTGGTGATAGgaaattattataataaatagTCTTAAATTATGTTACTAGTACATTTATAGCTTACCCAGTGCAAAGCTGTATTTCTGGTGATAATGTTCCTTATGCCATGACCATCAAAGAACAGTCTGAatgaatagaaagagaaaatgcatttcTCAATTTTGCTTCAAGCTAAATCAAACTgatttctgaaaggaaaaaaatcacattgaaaATTTAAGATGCTGAGTGTGAGAttattcagtggttaagaattcctgatgggggctggagagatgactcagaggttaagagcactgtctgctcttccaggggtcctgagttcaattcccagcaaccacacagtggctcacaaccatctgtaatgagatctggtgccctcttctggcctgcagggatacatgcagacagaaaactgtacataataaataaatctttaaaaaaaattcctgatgctctctcagaggacctgcGTTCAGTTTCTTGCaccatgtcaggtgactcacaactaactgcctctaactccagcctAAGGGGACCCAattctcttttctggcctccacaggtacctgatacacacttacacacagacacatacacagacacacacacagacacacacacacacacacacacacacagacacacacacacagacacacacacacagacacacacacagacacacacacacacacacacacacacacacacacacacacacacacacgcaaataaaaataaatcttataaaaataaaagaatttaggaTGCTTCTGCCAGTCTGTGTATATGTACTCACTTGATGAACATTGTGTGTGAGGAGCAGGCAGAAAACTCATTAAGATTGCTgctgaggccgggcgttggtggcccacacctttaatcccagcactcccggggaggcagaggcaggc
Coding sequences within it:
- the Zbtb43 gene encoding zinc finger and BTB domain-containing protein 43, producing MEPGTNSFRVEFPDFSSTILQKLNQQRQQGQLCDVSIVVQGHIFRAHKAVLAASSPYFCDQVLLKNSRRIVLPDVMNPRVFENILLSSYTGRLVMPAPEIVSYLTAASFLQMWHVVDKCTEVLEGNPTVLCQKLNHGNDHQSPSSSNYNGLVESFELGSGGHTDFPKAQELRDGENEEESTKDELSSQLTEHEYLPSNSSTEHDRLSTEMASQDGEEGASDSAEFHYTRPLYSKPSIMAHKRWIHVKPERLEQTCEGMDVHAAYDEHQVTESINTMQTEHLVQPSGVEEDFQIVEKKVEAEFDEQAEESNYDEQVDFYGSSMEEFSGERLDGNLIGHRQEAALAAGYSENIEMVTGIKEEASHLGFSATDKLYPCQCGKSFTHKSQRDRHMSMHLGLRPYGCGVCGKKFKMKHHLVGHMKIHTGIKPYECNICAKRFMWRDSFHRHVTSCTKSYEAAKAEQTTTEAN